A window of the Acidimicrobiales bacterium genome harbors these coding sequences:
- a CDS encoding zinc metalloprotease HtpX, which yields MKNGLKTAVLLAAMGSLVMLIGGALGGSSGLIFGFVIAIAMTGFSYWKSDTLAIKSARAVPVTEQQMPEYYAIMRELTQLADLPMPKLYVSQEQQPNAFATGRNPEHAAVCVTEGLLRTLSWPEIRGVLAHELAHIRNRDILTGSVAAAIAMAIGFVARMAMWGAMFGGGNRDREGGGNPFGALAVAIFAPMAAGLIQMAISRSREYEADRTAARLIGDGEPLARALEKLHGYSVRVPSHVDPAQASNYIVNPLAGRRGGFTNLFTTHPPAEDRIARLRSGEWREMGF from the coding sequence ATGAAGAACGGATTGAAGACCGCAGTCCTCCTGGCCGCCATGGGCTCGCTGGTCATGTTGATCGGCGGCGCCCTCGGTGGATCGAGTGGCCTGATCTTCGGCTTCGTCATCGCCATCGCGATGACCGGCTTCTCGTACTGGAAGAGCGACACGCTCGCCATCAAGTCGGCCCGGGCCGTCCCGGTCACCGAACAGCAGATGCCCGAGTACTACGCGATCATGCGCGAACTCACCCAGTTGGCCGACCTGCCGATGCCCAAGCTCTACGTGTCCCAGGAGCAACAGCCCAACGCCTTCGCCACGGGGCGGAACCCCGAACACGCTGCCGTGTGCGTCACCGAGGGGCTGCTCCGCACGCTCAGCTGGCCGGAGATCCGCGGCGTGCTCGCCCACGAGCTTGCCCACATCCGCAACCGCGACATCCTCACTGGTTCGGTGGCGGCGGCGATCGCCATGGCGATCGGCTTCGTCGCTCGGATGGCCATGTGGGGAGCCATGTTCGGCGGTGGCAACCGCGACCGTGAGGGCGGGGGCAACCCGTTCGGTGCGCTGGCCGTTGCGATCTTCGCCCCGATGGCCGCCGGCCTGATCCAGATGGCCATCAGCCGCAGCCGAGAGTACGAGGCCGACCGCACCGCAGCTCGCCTCATCGGCGACGGCGAGCCGTTGGCTCGAGCGCTCGAGAAGCTCCACGGCTACTCGGTGCGGGTGCCGTCGCACGTCGACCCGGCGCAGGCCAGCAACTACATCGTGAACCCGCTCGCCGGGCGCCGGGGCGGTTTCACCAACCTCTTCACGACCCACCCGCCGGCCGAAGACCGCATCGCTCGGCTCCGCTCCGGCGAGTGGCGAGAGATGGGTTTCTAG